A window of the Candida orthopsilosis Co 90-125, chromosome 1 draft sequence genome harbors these coding sequences:
- a CDS encoding Tlg2 syntaxin-like t-SNARE encodes MFRDRTKLFLSYRRTIFRDPPHRKPFRDDAQDDDNDTDSLFDSEQDNLIISSRKRQQQRSSNVFSQSHRPGDNGKEDIEMKPIIPTQFEIAKDLDICLTVIDKQTQELNSLYKQLIIINKSSKKQVENQIEEYSYQILQNFEKCYIGIKKFEYLTKNHERLQVNYTAQDLNILTNMKKNYANKIQQHLLVFRNLQNNYMNFLRDDDDEFDLLINEKRNQRGLKNEQLTGENIEELSKEIVASTQQPHHQQQTQVQLQQNTNDQYLEQREQEINKLAMGILEISTMFKEMESMVIDQGTMLDRIDYNLTNTVHDLKSSDKELIKARTYQKRTTKCKIIFFMVLCVFALLMILMLRPGGSHRTEKIIEKPQEPSKGGEDSTSKSPVEVNHPDSPVDGSKPIDIDGVI; translated from the coding sequence ATGTTTAGAGATCGAACTAAGCTATTCTTATCTTACCGTCGAACAATTTTTCGAGATCCACCCCATAGGAAACCATTTCGAGACGACGCACAGGACGACGATAACGATACCGATAGTCTATTTGATTCAGAACAAGACAATCTCATCATTTCGTCGCGGAAGCGTCAGCAGCAGAGATCATCAAATGTATTTTCGCAACTGCATAGACCAGGTGATaatggaaaagaagatatCGAAATGAAGCCCATAATCCCcactcaatttgaaattgctaAAGACTTGGACATTTGCCTCACGGTAATCGATAAACAAACTCAAGAGTTAAATTCGTTATACAAGCAACTTAtaataatcaacaaatcgTCCAAAAAACAAGTCgagaatcaaattgaagaatatagttatcaaattttacaaaattttgaaaaatgttaTATTGGaatcaagaaatttgaatatttaaCCAAGAATCATGAACGATTACAGGTTAATTATACTGCTCAAGACTTAAACATCTTGACCaatatgaagaaaaattatGCCAATAAGatccaacaacatttgttggtgtttcgaaatttacaaaataaTTATATGAATTTTCTAcgtgatgatgatgatgagtttgatttATTAATTAATGAAAAACGTAATCAACGAGGATTGAAAAACGAACAGCTTACCGGTGAGaacattgaagaattgagtaaagaaattgttgcatcCACTCAACAACCACATCACCAGCAACAAACCCAAGTTCAATTGCAACAGAATACCAATgatcaatatttggaaCAACGTGAACAAGAGATCAATAAATTAGCAATGGGAATCTTGGAAATATCAACCATGTTTAAAGAAATGGAAAGCATGGTGATTGATCAGGGAACAATGTTGGATAGAATTGATTATAACTTGACAAATACAGTACATGACTTGAAATCTTCAGATAAAGAGTTGATAAAAGCCAGGACGTATCAGAAAAGAACCACCAAATGTAAAATTATATTTTTTATGGTGTTGTGTGTGTTTgcattattgatgattttgatgttgCGACCTGGAGGTAGTCATCGTACTGagaaaattattgaaaagcCACAAGAACCTTCCAAGGGTGGTGAGGACTCGACCTCTAAGCTGCCAGTTGAAGTCAATCATCCAGATTCTCCGGTGGATGGATCGAAGccaattgatattgatggGGTAATCTGA
- a CDS encoding Thi20 phosphomethylpyrimidine kinase, with amino-acid sequence MKTEYLKINKPEARNVALPVVMTIAGSDSSGGAGIEADLKTFSTFGVYGATCITALTAQNTKGVKSIEKTPRKLLAEILNANLEDFYGYENAPLKVVKTGMLTKEAIEEIVKCDIKVKFVIDPVMVSTSGSQLFDLDGIKYCVECLMKDAYLITPNLPEAKALYGLFKSPYEITNVEEFKKFVVDLQSHLLCNNLLVKGGHIPFDKEGNVSKNGSQVIDILYESESQILTLYSSEYINSENTHGTGCTLASAIAANLTNGKSLTDSVTISIDFIHKGMLQMTKLGYGNGPLNHNLTPCTQVSHLIEVGGNEVLKFDDNNTFVDYLSSHPRVKQTWQKYVEHPFVKRLAENTLPFESFFYYLKQDYHYLIIYARMHGLLASKAPTYQQTHAAATIIGEIITEIEHHKKRLKAYNVDYERDIEELKPGKACVEYCDYLLNIGQKEDFLGIKVSLAPCLHGYAEAGAYGRKLRAENPVEIPDIYEGWLNEYASDWYSKADKEGRLALNALVVDGITRIRAEELVDIFNTVSQLEIAFWNEVLDI; translated from the coding sequence ATGAAGACAGAGTACttaaaaatcaacaaaccTGAAGCCAGAAATGTTGCGTTGCCAGTGGTGATGACAATTGCTGGTAGTGATTCTTCTGGAGGAGCAGGAATTGAAGCcgatttgaaaacattcAGTACATTTGGAGTCTATGGAGCAACTTGTATCACTGCTTTAACAGCGCAAAATACCAAAGGggtcaaatcaattgaaaaaacacCACGGAAATTACTTGCAGAAATCTTGAATGCTAATTTGGAAGACTTTTATGGGTATGAGAATGCACCATTAAAAGTGGTGAAAACTGGGATGCTAACTAAAGAAGCAATTGAGGAGATTGTGAAGTGCGATATAAAGGTCAAGTTTGTGATTGATCCAGTAATGGTTAGTACTTCCGGtagtcaattgtttgatttggatgGGATTAAATATTGCGTTGAATGTTTAATGAAGGATGCTTACTTAATCACCCCAAACTTACCAGAAGCTAAAGCATTGTACGGGTTGTTCAAAAGTCCTTACGAAATAACCAATGTTGAAGAGTTTaaaaagtttgttgttgatctaCAGAGCCACCTCTTATGCAACAACTTGTTGGTAAAAGGTGGTCATATACCATTTGACAAAGAAGGAAATGTGTCCAAAAACGGTTCCCAAGtgattgatattttgtACGAAAGTGAGTCTCAAATATTGACTCTTTACAGCTCCGAGTACATCAACTCTGAAAACACCCACGGTACTGGGTGTACGTTGGCCTCAGCAATTGCAGCAAATCTCACCAATGGGAAAAGTCTCACTGATTCTGTTACTATCtccattgatttcattCACAAGGGAATGTTGCAAATGACAAAGTTGGGCTACGGAAATGGACCGTTGAACCATAATTTGACTCCATGTACACAAGTGTCTCATTTGATTGAAGTAGGTGGTAATGAAGTTTTAAAATTTGATGACAACAACACCTTTGTTGATTACTTGTCATCCCATCCACGAGTGAAACAAACATGGCAAAAATATGTCGAACATCCATTTGTTAAAAGGTTGGCAGAGAACACTCTACCATTTGAGAGTTTTTTTTActatttgaaacaagacTACCATTATCTCATCATATATGCTAGAATGCATGGACTATTGGCCTCAAAAGCCCCTACATACCAACAGACACATGCAGCGGCAACAATAATCGGTGAAATCATCactgaaattgaacatcACAAAAAGAGGCTCAAAGCATACAATGTAGATTATGAAAGAGAcattgaagagttgaagCCAGGTAAAGCTTGTGTGGAGTATTGTGATTACTTGCTTAATATAGGTCAAAAAGAGGACTTCTTAGGAATAAAAGTTTCCTTAGCTCCTTGCTTACATGGGTATGCTGAAGCAGGGGCCTATGGTAGAAAATTGAGAGCAGAAAATCCTGTTGAAATACCTGACATATACGAAGGATGGTTGAATGAGTATGCTTCAGATTGGTACTCAAAGGCCGACAAAGAAGGACGATTGGCCCTCAATGCTCTAGTTGTAGATGGAATAACCAGAATCCGTGCAGAGGAGCTagttgatattttcaataccGTATCTCAATTGGAGATCGCATTTTGGAATGAGGTGTTAGATATTTAG
- a CDS encoding Sdf1 protein has translation MGFRLSFNTGSLILILVSFVFLLLATISSPVVTTFNLGKTASHTYGVFGYCTDNNNDCSSAAYPLTLSSVDDSSSNWTMSGSTRDTLAKIFILTPIALGFNFILLVLVLGSHFGNRAVVLIALGVNIISAILSIISCIVTILAFYPNLAWTGWILIGSAAANLISIILLILTLTTLRNDDDDDDDDGEGDDNDKHGFGTYNNYNKIDDKFNHIQTSTFKSPNSTSSIDNDYDYKPSYNSNTSFGTPANQGANGPNTRYNGHAAIAAASAASLANSNTVPTGAPAQRTGTGTGSFTSNSSSTYQMKPQTANDFTEMGNRNNTSGSLVGAGGGYKPTTGAPYPTTPGAANTNNSNAAFSRSVFEHHPQVDGHRPFTEMDDDFDDEEDLNAGRTNVIVTTNDSDEDSDFTSVSQRPPNPQYNNQYGPAPQHTQQHYQSTPYANSQQYQPLSQQLNSQAAPTQGHLHPSYQPIPNQYAPPPQQHQQQPYRPMNYGPPYPQPQPQQPGYSRPTISDNVLSNNPDFNFARGVQQNKRKVAPGFVPVAARYGNNNRGGAPNNASALMGRNGPGTTDTQARGGPYGLTR, from the coding sequence ATGGGGTTCAGGTTAAGTTTCAACACTGGATCACTAATATTGATATTGGTATCATTTGTGTTTCTATTATTGGCAACTATAAGTTCACCGGTAGTTACTACATTCAACCTTGGTAAAACAGCTAGTCATACTTATGGAGTATTTGGTTATTGTACAGATAATAATAATGATTGTTCCTCAGCCGCATATCCACTAACCCTCAGTTCTGTTGATGACAGTTCATCTAATTGGACGATGAGTGGGTCCACTAGAGACACATTGGCTAAGATTTTTATATTAACTCCAATTGCACTTGGTTTTAACTTTATTTTATTGGTTTTGGTGTTGGGTTCACATTTTGGAAACAGAGCTGTTGTTTTAATTGCACTTGGTGTCAATATCATTTCAGCTATATTGTCGATTATCAGTTGTATTGTGACCATATTGGCATTTTATCCAAATTTAGCATGGACTGGATGGATATTGATTGGGTCTGCTGCTGCTAATCTTATTTCAATCATTTTACTCATCCTCACTTTAACAACTTTGAGaaacgatgatgatgatgatgatgatgatggtgaaggTGACGATAATGACAAACATGGATTTGGAACttacaacaactacaacaagattgatgatAAGTTCAATCATATTCAAACATCAACATTCAAGAGTCCAAATAGTACTAGTTCGATTGATAATGACTATGATTATAAACCATCATATAATAGCAACACTTCATTTGGGACACCAGCAAATCAGGGCGCCAATGGACCAAATACTCGTTATAATGGTCATGCAGCCATTGCCGCAGCATCTGCTGCCTCCTtggcaaattcaaataccGTACCAACAGGAGCACCAGCACAAAGAACAGGCACTGGGACCGGGTCATTTACAAGTAATTCATCCTCAACTTATCAAATGAAGCCGCAAACAGCTAATGATTTTACTGAAATGGGCAATCGTAACAACACAAGTGGCTCATTAGTTGGTGCTGGAGGAGGATATAAACCTACGACAGGCGCACCTTATCCTACTACTCCAGGAGCAGCCAACACTAACAATAGCAATGCTGCTTTCTCAAGAAGTGTATTTGAACATCATCCACAAGTTGATGGTCACAGACCATTTACTGAAATGGATGAcgattttgatgatgaagaggacTTGAATGCCGGTAGAACCAATGTTATTGTAACTACCAATGACTCTGACGAAGATTCTGATTTCACCAGTGTCTCTCAAAGACCACCAAACCCTCAATACAATAATCAATATGGCCCTGCTCCTCAACATACACAACAGCATTACCAAAGTACCCCATATGCTAATCTGCAACAGTATCAACCACTAAGTCAGCAATTGAATCTGCAAGCTGCCCCTACACAAGGCCACTTACATCCGCTGTATCAACCTATCCCTAATCAGTATGCACCACCACCTcaacagcaccaacaacagccGTACAGGCCAATGAATTATGGTCCACCATACCCCCAACCTCAGCCACAACAACCAGGTTACTCTAGGCCGACCATTTCTGACAATGTTTTGAGCAACAATcctgatttcaattttgctaGAGGCGTACAACAAAATAAGAGAAAAGTTGCTCCAGGATTTGTACCTGTCGCCGCTAGATAtggaaacaacaacagagGGGGGGCTCCTAATAATGCCAGTGCATTAATGGGAAGAAATGGTCCTGGTACCACTGACACTCAAGCTAGAGGTGGACCATATGGGTTAACTAGGTAA